A single window of Candidatus Eisenbacteria bacterium DNA harbors:
- a CDS encoding GNAT family N-acetyltransferase, translating into MNLVNVTWETEGTFFRCLHDEKPDDPRAITLRRQWFEAHRDRGLRARVLILDSGEVAGLCQYMPIEATHMIGRDLFAILCIWVHGYEHHIGNRQGNGYGRFILNEIEKDAYTSGAAGVAAWGMDFPYWNPVSFYEHMGYSRVDKDGMAVLVWKSFSPNAVPPQFLKEIGQPPSAYDKVNVTVFFNAWCLGACSQCLSARDAVEGLADLVNYIEMDTSDPEVLHAWGISNGIYIEGKPHRPYEPPLTSEALRDDILKIHLAKRGGR; encoded by the coding sequence ATGAATCTCGTGAACGTGACCTGGGAAACCGAAGGCACCTTTTTCAGATGCCTGCATGACGAAAAGCCGGATGATCCCCGCGCTATCACGCTCCGGCGTCAATGGTTCGAGGCCCATAGAGACAGGGGTTTGCGGGCGAGGGTACTGATACTCGACTCAGGTGAAGTCGCCGGGTTATGCCAATATATGCCGATCGAAGCGACACATATGATCGGCAGGGATCTCTTCGCGATACTCTGTATATGGGTTCACGGATATGAACATCATATCGGTAACCGCCAGGGAAATGGATATGGGCGTTTCATTCTTAACGAGATTGAAAAGGATGCTTATACATCAGGGGCGGCCGGTGTCGCCGCCTGGGGCATGGATTTCCCCTATTGGAATCCCGTCTCGTTCTATGAGCATATGGGTTATTCACGCGTCGACAAAGATGGCATGGCCGTCCTTGTGTGGAAATCCTTTTCACCCAACGCGGTGCCACCGCAGTTTCTCAAAGAAATCGGCCAACCCCCGTCCGCTTATGACAAAGTCAACGTAACTGTCTTTTTTAACGCATGGTGTCTCGGCGCCTGTTCACAATGCCTGTCGGCCAGAGATGCCGTCGAAGGACTGGCGGATCTCGTGAATTATATCGAGATGGACACGTCGGATCCGGAAGTGCTGCATGCGTGGGGAATCTCAAACGGGATTTATATTGAGGGCAAACCCCATCGCCCCTATGAACCGCCCCTTACGAGCGAAGCCTTGCGGGATGACATTCTAAAGATTCATCTGGCGAAGAGGGGCGGTCGCTAA
- a CDS encoding ferredoxin--NADP reductase, whose protein sequence is MATREINAVLSQKIEVAPGLIVIRVAPDGWELGPFKPGQYAVLGLPGSAPRCEGSDADEPELPPDKVIPRAYSIASSSRPGEYLEFYIALVRSGALTPRLFNLNIGDRLWLSEKMLGNFTLEKIPTDAHIVMVATGTGLAPYMSMVRTYLSENTGQQMAVIHGARHSWDLGYRSELEALQQISPFLTYIPIISRVADEPAPWKGASGYVQDVWTERLIKKYWGFSPKPNHTHVFLCGNPAMIAAMEKVLQADRFVENTKKQPGQYHVEKYW, encoded by the coding sequence ATGGCCACAAGGGAAATTAATGCCGTCCTGAGCCAAAAGATCGAAGTTGCCCCGGGGCTGATTGTTATCCGTGTCGCGCCGGATGGATGGGAGCTGGGCCCATTCAAACCCGGGCAGTATGCCGTTCTGGGATTGCCGGGCTCCGCACCCAGATGTGAAGGATCCGACGCTGACGAGCCGGAGCTTCCGCCGGATAAGGTTATCCCGCGTGCCTATTCCATCGCCTCGTCTTCCAGACCGGGCGAGTATCTCGAATTCTATATCGCCCTGGTCCGCTCCGGCGCGTTGACACCGCGGCTCTTTAACTTAAATATAGGCGATCGTCTGTGGCTCTCAGAGAAGATGCTCGGGAATTTCACATTGGAAAAGATTCCAACCGACGCGCATATTGTGATGGTCGCCACGGGCACCGGATTGGCGCCCTATATGAGTATGGTTCGCACCTATTTGTCTGAAAATACAGGGCAGCAAATGGCCGTGATCCACGGCGCCAGGCACTCCTGGGATTTGGGGTATCGTTCCGAGCTGGAGGCTCTTCAACAAATCAGCCCTTTTCTGACCTATATCCCCATCATCAGCCGTGTCGCCGACGAGCCCGCCCCGTGGAAAGGGGCCTCCGGTTATGTTCAGGATGTTTGGACGGAGCGCTTGATAAAAAAATACTGGGGCTTTTCACCGAAGCCGAACCATACCCACGTTTTCCTTTGCGGAAATCCCGCGATGATCGCGGCGATGGAGAAAGTCCTTCAGGCGGACCGCTTCGTGGAGAACACGAAAAAACAGCCGGGGCAGTACCATGTGGAGAAATATTGGTAA
- a CDS encoding hemerythrin domain-containing protein: MLKKNDKAMIRRTLEEHQNLRKQWAEIEEKAAQVRATREEMGRKAGELLEKLNQLIPDMEAHFRIEETEGLHREIIEAAPHCTHKVESLLSQHAELLKALGELHGITASLAELTQCSQTGLYDRMTRLFATFRRHEAEERTLFLEVLEGEGPGLA; the protein is encoded by the coding sequence ATGTTGAAAAAAAATGACAAGGCAATGATTCGGAGAACCCTGGAAGAACATCAGAATCTCCGAAAGCAGTGGGCTGAGATTGAGGAAAAGGCGGCACAGGTTAGGGCCACGCGCGAGGAGATGGGAAGAAAGGCCGGGGAGTTGCTGGAAAAACTCAATCAACTGATCCCGGATATGGAGGCTCATTTTCGGATCGAAGAGACGGAGGGCCTTCACCGTGAAATCATTGAGGCCGCGCCCCATTGTACTCACAAGGTGGAATCGCTGCTCTCTCAACACGCGGAGCTGTTGAAAGCCCTTGGTGAGCTCCACGGTATCACGGCATCCTTGGCGGAGCTGACGCAGTGCAGTCAAACAGGGCTCTATGACCGGATGACGCGGCTTTTTGCGACATTCAGAAGACACGAAGCCGAGGAGCGAACCCTATTCCTGGAGGTGCTTGAAGGCGAGGGACCTGGTCTTGCCTGA
- a CDS encoding YkgJ family cysteine cluster protein: protein MSTKAQKKDTGVWYKDGLQFTCTRCGKCCQDREDPTFVFLEEDDIQRLSECMNISPKQVLQRYCQWSGEDGYTLKRKPGSCIFFDECIGCRVYPARPLQCRTWPFWPWNMRQENWNDAVKFCPGCNKGEKHNAREIETTAKMMLGRRGEGSLWPGEISLPK from the coding sequence ATGAGTACAAAAGCTCAAAAGAAAGACACTGGTGTCTGGTATAAGGATGGACTGCAGTTCACCTGCACACGATGTGGAAAGTGCTGCCAGGACAGGGAAGACCCCACCTTTGTTTTTCTGGAAGAGGATGATATTCAGAGATTGTCCGAATGCATGAATATTTCTCCAAAGCAGGTCCTGCAGCGATATTGTCAGTGGAGTGGCGAAGATGGCTACACCCTCAAGCGCAAACCCGGATCTTGCATTTTCTTTGATGAGTGCATCGGATGCCGGGTTTATCCCGCCCGCCCGTTGCAGTGCCGAACATGGCCTTTTTGGCCTTGGAATATGCGGCAAGAAAATTGGAACGATGCCGTAAAGTTCTGCCCCGGATGTAATAAGGGTGAAAAACACAACGCCCGAGAGATAGAGACCACAGCTAAAATGATGCTTGGCCGCCGGGGTGAAGGGTCGCTCTGGCCCGGGGAAATCTCCTTACCGAAGTAG
- a CDS encoding T9SS type A sorting domain-containing protein: MSKNTIILNLWLCLPLGLWTSPSPASPQPLSAVSWPHHLFSPYVDAVIWPTFDFINAIDEIGIKYFNLGFVVAAAPDDCTPSWGTYYPVDAGYLQTEIGAIRDRGGDVVVSFGGAANTELGLSCGNSEDLRQAYQQVIDAYNLTRIDFDIEGTWIGDEPSVERRSQAIAALQEYAAGGGRELSVWFTLPVLPTGLLPDALNLLESALHYGVEIAGVNIMTMNYGDVPAPNPNGQMGEYAIESATSLFYQLQGLYNDAGFPRPDEELWHMIGVTPMIGLNDVTTEVFYPEDAEELLAFAQAQHIGMLSFWSLNRDGPCSGGEIPYVSPNCSSILQEPFEFSSILLPFSGGAASAPGAPGSVAECRISPNPFYGSTTIVYDVKVAGPLRLDVYDIRGRRIETLVEQFFEAGRYKEYWGAAHLAAGVYFLRFEGAGITVTKQLVLVK; the protein is encoded by the coding sequence ATGTCAAAAAACACCATCATCCTGAATCTTTGGCTTTGCCTTCCTTTGGGCTTGTGGACTTCCCCTTCCCCGGCCAGCCCTCAGCCTTTAAGCGCCGTCTCATGGCCGCATCATCTCTTTTCCCCCTATGTGGATGCCGTCATCTGGCCGACTTTTGATTTTATCAATGCCATCGACGAGATTGGAATTAAGTACTTTAATCTGGGATTTGTTGTGGCGGCGGCGCCGGATGATTGCACCCCCTCATGGGGCACCTACTATCCGGTCGATGCCGGATATCTTCAAACCGAGATCGGTGCGATCCGCGACCGTGGCGGCGATGTGGTCGTCTCATTCGGCGGAGCGGCCAATACGGAACTGGGCCTGTCCTGCGGCAATTCCGAAGACCTCCGGCAGGCCTACCAGCAGGTCATTGACGCTTACAATTTAACGCGCATTGATTTCGACATTGAAGGGACTTGGATCGGCGATGAACCCTCGGTTGAGCGCCGCTCACAAGCGATTGCCGCTCTTCAGGAGTATGCCGCCGGCGGCGGGAGAGAGCTTTCCGTTTGGTTCACTTTGCCGGTGTTGCCCACGGGGCTGCTTCCTGACGCATTGAACCTCTTGGAATCAGCTCTCCATTACGGTGTCGAGATTGCGGGAGTCAATATCATGACCATGAATTATGGTGATGTTCCCGCCCCGAATCCCAACGGGCAAATGGGAGAGTATGCAATAGAGTCGGCAACGAGTCTCTTCTATCAGCTGCAAGGCCTCTACAACGATGCAGGGTTCCCAAGACCGGATGAGGAATTGTGGCATATGATAGGCGTCACACCGATGATCGGTCTTAATGATGTCACAACCGAGGTGTTTTACCCGGAGGATGCCGAAGAACTCCTGGCTTTTGCACAGGCGCAGCATATCGGAATGCTTTCCTTCTGGTCCCTCAACAGGGACGGCCCATGTTCCGGGGGAGAGATACCCTATGTCTCTCCGAACTGCAGCAGCATCCTTCAGGAGCCGTTTGAGTTCTCCTCCATCCTTCTGCCCTTTAGCGGTGGCGCCGCATCGGCTCCCGGAGCGCCGGGGAGCGTGGCCGAATGCCGCATAAGTCCCAATCCCTTCTACGGGAGCACGACGATTGTATATGATGTAAAAGTCGCCGGACCGCTGCGATTGGATGTCTATGATATCAGAGGAAGGCGGATAGAGACATTGGTTGAACAATTTTTCGAGGCCGGGCGGTATAAAGAGTACTGGGGCGCGGCGCATCTCGCCGCCGGTGTCTATTTTCTTCGCTTTGAGGGCGCAGGGATAACGGTCACCAAACAGCTGGTTTTGGTGAAGTGA